tatgatattgatcgacgtcaacacctccatgatggtgaactcgaactccttttagcaatcggactaccactgcagagaaccagcGAATACGgatagaaacgcagcataacgctcttcgtAAACCTATCAGCCAATGGAACATGTAATGGAAGAGTGTGAACAGAgaatataaagtatatttctgtAAACCTACCCAAAAAGTTTCGATTCAATCCCACAAGATgcgtacctttgaaaacaaatatccaccttgcaactggagaaattactTCATGATATCGGTGTTGTGTTCGATGTTGGTGAAAACGGAATTttgttgaatgctgaacaatggaagaaatcgcTTTAATGTTTAAGTTTACTGTGAGATGCAGTTCTTGTGAATATTGCTAACCGGTTCATTCATCGCTGTGATCATATATCCCATTAAACGTTCGCAGTCGCCTAATGATGTTATCACTAAATGTACCAAGTCTAGCTAACAAGCAATTTTACACTTGAGTTATGCCACtttatgaaatttatttttctcCTCTGATTTATCAACGTACTTTGACTCCGGCAGTTATATAGGCTAATGATGTGAGCTAGGGGGTATTTACGGACATTTCACtgccacattttatttttgattgcatTAAAACACCTTCTCCAATGCTTGTCTAAACCGCCGGCCCGTTGCGCAGTAGATGAAAAAATTGACAAAGCTGtttaaattgctcagaaagaatgaaatattaaGAATACCAAAATTGGCATAGTCTATATCGAGACTTAAATATGATGGAATTAGTCAACGTATTTGTGACGTCTCGCCTGGGAGATGTAAAATCAATACCACTTTGACAACCCGATACGATACAGAGGAGCCGTGTTGCTTCACAGTGATCCTGCCATATTTCAAAGAGGGGCCGCGTTGCGACATAGGGACGCTAAAAtaatataatttttttattaCAGGGAGAGGCCATGGCACTTCACAGTgaccatgaaatacatgtagatattttaAAAGCCGCGTCGCTTCACAGAGATGTTATGACGTTGTATTTTTCCTATATGATGAAATGCGTAGATGCAATGACGGGGACGAAGCTGAAAGTCGACATCGGGGCACTCGGGCAGCTGCAAGACGCTTCCCGGGCTACAAATAACGAATAATGAGTTATACTGGATGAGTTGAAACTAAATATAAAAAAACTTCGAAGGCTTTCAGAAAATTAGGtactgataaaacttggaaaaaaacaaacatattgaAGTAGAAAACCGCCAACTCCTTTAAGATGGGGCTCCAAGAGCGAGGGAATGCATTTATTTTCGacgtcaataaaaacaaaaggtTTCATATGACTCAAAATCAGCTTGTTTCAATCACTGCTACTGTGCGATGTAGTCGCTTCTATTTTCGTTGTTGCAGGCAGAAAGAAAGTCACCACCTAGATTTCAGCACAAGATCAGAAACTCGTGTAATCTGGCAATATTAATTAACTTCGGTGACACTTAAATACTCTCCGCAGGGCTTGTCTGAACCGTTGGCCCGTTgaacagtagatgaagaaattcacaaaactgtttaaattgctcagaaagtatgaaatTTCGAGAGCACAAAAAAAGATATGAAAGTCTAAATCGAAACTTGAGTATAGTTGAATTGCTGCAATTATTTGAGAAAGCCCGCCTGGCATCTCTAGTATTATAAATATAACCACCACGGTCACCACACGATACGTAACCATCCTCATTTGTTTGTCTCGCTGTACGTCATTCTTGGTGAGATGAGAAGTAGCCGCCTGCTTTAGGCTAGATAATATCAAGCCGGTGAGGATTGTGAGACTAATTATcggtatcaatgaattaataatgatatgaagGCTTATTATGTATATGGTAAAGAAATAatagtcaaagtacaagtcagtATAATGCCACCAAGGCAAGATCATACGCGAACAAGGGTCGTAACTGAATGCGACTCCGTATGAGAGGAACAGGGGGATTCTATACAAAAACGCCCCGAAACAGATCGCGAATAGTGAAATGTAGGCGTTCTTTTTTGTGCATATAGCTGCCGCCCACAGAGgtctgcagacagcaatgaatcgctctgTGGCAACACAAACAGTGACACAGatggatgcagtctttgaaaagaatatcagtgtgcggagataactgtatgcttGCGCATGAAccaaaatatactcgaaccaaaaaCCAGTGTAGATGTACAAGTTTTGCAGTGATTTTCCAAATAATACCGAAACCAAGACCAGGCTGTCAGTAAccgctaaaccttgtagcagcacagaagttgatgtgtatggccgctcatgTCCTATACCAATAAtcgcaagtatatttgctggaaagccaattactgccatgattaatgttaatggtacattaacggtgaaaaccgcaaaatcaTAGAAACCAAGCAAGGGATAAATCGGATACAAACATATTCCATTCTCTCTGgatatggtgaaaggaatggccTCGTTAGTTGCcgccatcgcagctggttttaACCATCAAATCTACGAGCATGAAATATTAAGTTGGCACCCCTGGATGaagaagctcttggttacacgatagaccaattCTGGTCGTTACTGCGACATGCGTATCACTCTGTTGTGTATAAACAGCGAATAACaccaaattatagaaacaaatcagGAGATGTATCggatacaaacatagtccacGCTTTATGGATGTGCTGAAAAGAGTGGCCTCGCCAGTTCTCACCATTGTAGATGTTTCTACCTAAAATTCTACGAGCAAATCATCACATTTTTATAGAAAAATTGCTACTAGCTTTGGCTGTTTCCATCAGGCATTTTGACAGGTAGctctctggataaagaagctctcggttCAAGTCAAGATTGATAAACTAATCTTCTGGTCGATGCTGCGTATCACTGccttgtcgaggtgacgtcatgatccagatttatttggtgaatggaatgagaaagacctgacttattcaaactggtttttcaatgttgcatgaaataccCAACTCTCATGCGGAGTCCGGTAAACATTTGTGTTTAGGCTTATATATCGCTGACAAACTGGAGCGATTGAATAAAAGAAAACCCcaaggaaatgatttcatcaatgtattgattatcatcgaaaacaaggcatcattatttgccaGATATTAAACCTCCTACCAACATAAACACTTAACGAAGTTCTCTTAGCCGCCTATTCGTTTTTCATtaagttggccaatttccaaTTCCTGTTGGACAGTTCGAACAGAACTCTCTCTGTAACTTTCTCACATCCGAACCCAATTAGACTGTCTGtgcatcatctgaaattacTTTATCTTATGATATCTTTGTAAATTTCTCACATCCTGTCCAAATGAGACTGTCTGtgcatcatctgaaattacttgacaatatcctcctttatcttatgatattgatcgacgtaaacacctccatgatggtgaactcgaactccttttagcaatcggactaccactgcagagaaccacataatatggatagaaacgcagcataacgctcttcgtcaacctatcagtTAATGGGACACGTAATGAGAACAGTGTGAATAGAGAACATATATTTCTGCAAACCTCTTAAACGTGTTTCTATTCAATCACACTAGATGTGTACCTTTGAAAAGAAATATCCACCTCGCAACTTgagaaattgttttataatatcgatgttgtattctgtttcggtgaTACGGATCATGATACCGGTATTTAATGTTTAAGTTTACTGTTGGAGGCAGTTCTTGTGTGTATAGGGGGATTCTTTACAAAATCGCCCCAAAACAGATCGCGAATGGAGAAATGCAGGAATTCCTTTTTGTGCATAAAAGCTGCCGCCCACAGAggcctgcagacagcaatgaatcgctcagtggcaacacGAACAGTGACACAGATGGATGCAGACTTTAAGAAGAAAATCAgtgtgcggagataactgtatgcgtgcgTATGAAACCAAATACACTCGAACCAAAAACCCGTGTAGTCGCACAGGACCGGCATCGATTCAACAAATACTGGCGAAACCAAGTCTGTCCACAAACTAAAAAACATGGTTTCTACTGAGAACTTTACTCGATGTGTCTTAACGTGTCTGACTACGCTTAACCACGCCCTTGACCACACCCTTGTCCCAGACCTTTACTGGGTCCATTGTTTGGGTATAAATTAGCACGTGCCGTAATTGTCTTCTCCAGCAGAAAAACAAGAAACTAACAACGTGACAAATCGCGCGTAAAACAAATGAACCAAGCCAGAAGAGGTAAGTCATTCAGTGCAAACTGTGGGTAAAGTTCCTGTGAACAAGGTACCTGGTGTTAATCATCATTGTAAACCTCGTTCGTCTGTTGGATCTTGGCCTGCGTACACTGAGACATGAGAGACATGGTTTACATAGGGAGGAAATTCCCATAACGTCATTCTCATGAATGAATTATGAATAAGTGCCGAAAATATGGGTAACCAATCGGCGTCGTCAGGTGTGTAAAAATAAATCGCATTCCTATATGATGAAATGCGTAGATGCAATGACGGGGACGAAGCTGAAAGTCCACCTCGGGGCACTTGGGCAGCTGGAAGACGCTTCCCGCGCTACTAATAACGAATAACGAATAATGAGTTATACTGTACGAGTTGAAActcaatcagaaaaagacttcgAACGCTTTCAAAAAAATACATATTAATAAAACAGGGgaaaaacaaacatattgaAGTAGAAAACCGGCAACTCCTTTAAGATGGGGCCGGAGAGTGAGGTGAATGCTTTTATTTTCGACATTAATAAAAACAAAGGGTTTCATATGACTCATGATCAAAATCATCTTGTTTCAACCACTGCCACAGGGCGATGTAGTCGCTTCTTGCTTCTTTTTTGTAGGCAGAAACAAGAGCCACCCTCTAGATTTCACAAGAAGATCGGGAATTCGTGTCATCATTGCAATATCAACTTCGGCGACACTGAAATACCTTCCGCAGGGCTTGTCTGAACCGTTGGCCTGTTGAacagtaaatgaagaaattcacaaaactgtttaaattgctcagaaagtatgaaatattgagaACACCCGAATAGATATCAGAGTCTAAATCGAGACTTGAGTATACTTGAATTGCTCCAGTTATTTGAGAAAGCCCGCCTGGCATCTCTAGTATTATAAATATAACCACCACGGTCACCACCCGATACGTAACCATCCTCATTTGTTTGTCTCGCTGTACGTCATTCTTGGTGAGATGAGAAATAGTCGCCTGCTTGAGGCTAGATAATATCAAGCCGGTGAGGATTGAGAGACTaattattggtatcaatgaattaataatgatatgaagGCTTACTATGTATATGGTAAAGAAATAatagtcaaagtacaagtcagtATAATGCCACCAAGGCAAGATCATACGCGAACAAGGGTCGTAACTGAATGCGACTCCGTATGAGAGGAACAGGGGGATTCTATACAAAAACGCCCCGAAACAGATCGCGAATAGTGAAATGTAGGCGTTCCTTTTTGTGCATATAGCTGCCGCCCACAGAGgtctgcagacagcaatgaatcgctctgTGGCAACACAAACAGTGACACAGatggatgcagtctttgaaaagaatatcagtgtgcggagataactgtatgcttgcacatgaaacaaaatatactcgaaccaaaaaCCAGTGTAGATGTACAAGTTTTGCAGTGATTTTCCAAATAATACCGAAACCAAGACCAGGCTGTCAGTAAccgctaaaccttgtagcagcacagaagttgatgtgtatggccgctcatgTCCTATACCAATAAtcgcaagtatatttgctggaaagccaattactgccatgattaatgttaatggtacattaacggtgaaaatCGCCCAAtcatagaaaccaatcaaaggTAGTATTTGATTAAAACATATTCCATTCTCTCTGgatatggtgaaaggaatggccTCGTTAGTTGCcgccatcgcagctggttttaTCCATCAAATCTACGAGCATGAAATATTAAGTTGGcacccctggataaagaagctcttggttacacgatagaccaattCTGGTCGTTACTGCGACATGCGTATCACTCTGTTGTGTATAAACGGCGAATAACaccaaattatagaaacaaatcagGAGATGTATCGAATACAAACATAGTCCACGCTTTATGGATGTGCTGAAAAGAGAGCAAATCATCacattttgatagaaaaattgctactagctttggctgtttccatcaggcattttgacaggtagctctctggataaagaagctctcggttCAAGTCAAGATTGATAAACTAATCTTCTGGTCGATGCTGCGTATCACTGccttgtcgaggtgacgtcatgatccagatttttttggtgaatggaatgagaaagacctgacttattcaaactggtttttcaatgttgcatgaaataccCAACTCTCATGCGGCGTCCGGTAAACATTTGTGTTTAGGCTTATATATCGCTGACAAACTGGAGCGATTGAATAAAAGAAAACCCcaaggaaatgatttcatcaatgtattgattatcatcgaaaacaaggcatcattatttgccaGATATTAAACCTCCTACCAACATAAACACTTAACGAAGTTCTCTTAGCCGCCTATTCGTTTTTCATtaagttggccaatttccaattcctgttggacagttcgaacaaaactCTTTGTAAATTTTTCACATCCTGTCAAAATGAGACTGTCTGTGCATCACCTGAAACAACTTGACCATATCCTCCTTTATCTTATGATATTGATCGacgtaaacacctccatgatggtgaactcgaactccttttagcaatcggactaccactgcagagaaccacataatatggatagaaacgcagcataacgctcttcgtcaacctatcagtTAATGGGACACGTAATGACAACAGTGTGAATAGAGAACATATATATTTCTGCAAACATATTCAAAAAGTTTCAATTCAATCACACTAGATTcgtacctttgaaaacaaatatcctggagaaattgttttataatatcgatgttgtattctgtttcggtgaTACGGAACGTGATATCGGTTttgttgaatgctgaacaatgCGAGAAATCGAACGATTATTGTTCGAGGCAGCTCTTCTGTGTATATTGCTTAACGGTTCATACATCACtgtaatccccccccccccccacccccaccccaacGTCCCATCCTAGACCTCTAATCTTTATCCACATGTCTAAAGTTAGCACCAAGGTTACTAAACCGTTAGTAATAGCAATAGTATAACACCGTAAAGACGGAGGTTGATTCAATGTTCATTCCCAGAAGTCATTATATTTAGGTCTCATGATTCCGGAAACGAAGCAGCATTTATTCAAAGCACTTGTCCGGAAGCAAATTGAGACAAGGAACACTTACTCCTGCTAAATTTATGTCGTCAGAAGTTATTAAAACGATGTTCAGCTCTCCTGACGCCACGTTTAGAGTTCGGAAGATCACACTGATAAAATTTCgtgcaaaaaataattttgctttGCTTTAAAAACGGCACCTTAATTAGAGTAGTGAGCAAAGATAAGTTTTTTTCTGCATGTGTCTGTTAACTACAGCTCTGGCGGTATTTATTCAGTCCAGGTTATACATAACACAATGAAAGTGTTTTTAACCCTCCGAGCTGTGTTCAATCGGATATTAAAATCCTGATGGTATACGTATGtcagtcactcgtgacaaaaagaagtttttgcAGACCAAAAAAACACCTTGGGGTCAACATCTTCTTCTGTACAATTCATCAACGTGGTCGATGCAGAGTTTAGAGAAATTAGGCAGTGATAATCGTATAATTGTATCAATGTTATGAGTTTAAATGGTTAAGTTATAATTGACTTCTCCGTCAGATATCAGAaaatgcagaaaatgcatttgaaagcTAACATTCCATATAGAACACATTCGTTTGCTTCCAATGATGTGCGGTGATGTGTGTTATGAATAAGACTATTATTGTGAATAGAGGGTTAATCCCTTCCCATGTATGTTTCGTTCTATTTTACGTTTACCATGTTATGTGCAAGTCAGTTCGTAAATAAAGCTTGAACTATACACATGTGTTTGTTTGATCTCTCCTATGCAAATATATAAAAGGAAGCAAGGGGGTATACTATCTCCGGCTCTGGTCAGACTCCGGCTCTGGTCGACTCTGGTCAGGAGTGCTTTGTTTGAACAATTTTTGCCTGTGCCTTTGGGTATGCTGATGATATCATAATATTGTGTCCAACCAAATTCTCAGCTGGAACCCAGCTAGACGTCGCCTCCATTTACTACGAGGAACATCTAGTTCTTGTTAATGCCACTAAGTGTCACCTCTACTTGTATGAACTTTTCAATGAGATAGGCATTTTTACAGAAGGTGTATCACGTGGTTAGGAGTTGAGATAGGCAGATATCTAACTTTCTCCAAAAATTTAGTCAGGCAATTTGTTTAGGAGCATGGCGAATTATATACTACATCTATTGAAGTAAGTGACGGACATCGCTTACAGAAGTGCATTCTACATACGAACAATTGTCATGTCGCCGTCTGAACGATGACAAACAAATGTAGATTATTGACAGCGGGCTTCTGTCATTTACAATGTCGTGTGATCGGACTAGATTTGCCGAAACCATTGGCCTCCACATGCATTTATATATGTCCGTGTTGTTAATAAATTAGAATTTTCTTCCCTTGAATGTCCATGTATATCTGACCTAATTCTGGGACcacaatttgtaaaaaaatgttaGTGCAGGAGTATCTGAGCTACCGTCTATATGATAAGACTTGGTCTATGATCACCGACGTTTTCACTATTTGTTCATGCCACCTTCAATCTGATCCCTAATGGACATATCGTACGTGACAACTCCACGCTTTTTATCACCGAAGTGAGTATGCAGTTCCATCTTGGGCGCGTACCTGCTTCCAGCTGGTTTCTTCCCGACTGTCTCCGCCATGGTCCGAAGAGTGTGTGCGGAGCCCCCGCAGCACAGACCAAGGTACTTGACACCGATGTCCATGCATTCCTTGGTGAAGTTCTCCACCCCAGTTCGCCCGACAAACCATTCGTCAAGGTCGATTGGAAAAGCCCGAGTACCTGAAAAAGAACGTACCTCGTAGTTAAGATCAAAGCAAAGAATAGGTGAGTCGACACTCTGTACTGACAAGCGTATTTCCAAAACAAGAGCCTACCATTAATTTCTGGcaatgggcggggggggggcgctTTATGCTTTTACGGATTGACGATACTGCGCTTCTATTGGAGAGCTGTTGTCTTTCCCTCGTATGCTTACCCAAGCTATTGCCCTTGTATGCTTACCCAAGCTATTGCCCTTGTATGCTTACCCAAGCTATTGCCCTTGTATGCTTACCCAAACTATTGCCCTTGTATGCTTACCCAAGCTATTGCCCTTGTATGCTTACCCAAGCTATTGCCCTTGTATGCTTACCCAAGCTATTGCCCTTGTATGCTTACCCAAGCTATTGCCCTTGTATGCTTACCCAAGCTATTGCCCTTGTATGCTTACCCAAGCTATTGCCCTTGTATGCTTACCCAAACTATTGCCCTTGGGTGCTTACCCTAGTTATCGCCTGCAGGAACGATAAGCTTTACTGAATAAAATGCACTACCTGTGTCATGTCCTTTGAGTGACTGCATGGTTGGGTGCTCAGCATCACAGCGGTATGGTACTGGAAGACAGGCAATGTGGCCCTGCAGTCAACATTTAAAGAAATAATGCAAGTAATCTGCGAAAGAAGACACAAGATCATTGCTACAACACTGTAAGAATTCAAAGCTTATACGTTATTTAGTTCTTGGTAAAGTCGCATCAAAACGACCTAATGTTAATTCCCTACATCTCCCCTCCGCTTACTCATCATTCGGACCCTCGACCCGGTTCTTTGATAGTTTTCTCCGTGTCACGCCTCACCATCAGCTTCATCATGTCGACTCAGAGGTACCTGGCACGTCCATGGCATGTTTAGTCCGcatccttctccatacatgttcccttcgtTTAACTCAtcaatttaaatgacatatttgGGGTCAGTAGACCCGGTCCTTTTATAGTTTTAGATAGACTgaacataatgtacatgtacatgtatatcaaccaTAGACTTGAGGTTTATAAGTCTCATAGGACTGCAGCTAAGAAAGCATAGCAGAAGAATGTATATCTTTTGAGCTCAGGACTCTCACTTGTTGAGATAAATCACAATGCATCATCCATCATATGGAGTAATCAAGTAACAATTACCCACCTTACAGACATtcctgacctctctaatcatggGTAAAATTGACTGGGGTCCACGAACACAGTTGAGGCCGGTCACGTCCGCCCCCTGCTCCTCCAACAAGCGACAAGCCTCGACCATTGACATGGTCTGGGACAGGACGTTATCGGTAACCGACGGTGCACAGGTCATAACTGCTGGCTTCCCTGAAATGGAGTCGATCAATGATGTTAACGTGCGTTTGAGGAACCCTTAGGTCTTGGCATTAGGGCGAATTTGATGGTTTAATTAAACCAGACAGGTAGGGCCAGCACCTAACACCTAACGTTAGAGTGAATGCGAGAAAGAAGCAAAATTAGGGGGAGAAGAAATAGAAATGATTACCTTGTCCATTCTTTAGGATAGCTTCCAGCGCCATCTTTGCTTCGCCGTATTCACAGAATGTTTCCCCCAATATATAGTCAGCACCTGCTTCGACAGCCCATTCAACTTGTTGCTGGAAGCAAGAATGTGACGGATGTTATATCTCTTTAAGGGAGAATTATTGGGCATAGCAATAAGGGGACCATGGGTTTAAAGGTAGTGATCTGTG
This genomic window from Lineus longissimus chromosome 13, tnLinLong1.2, whole genome shotgun sequence contains:
- the LOC135498145 gene encoding betaine--homocysteine S-methyltransferase 1-like, which codes for MRKSLNFLNITPGRAHCGGTMPKVKGLLERLNDDEYVIVAEGYLFEFERRGYLTAGPYTPEVVLEHPHLVKNMHEEFVHAGSDVVLAFTYYGNREKMRLIGWQDRVEEMNREALRLAKEVADETGTLMAGNICNSTYYNPNDESTWEDIRQGMEQQVEWAVEAGADYILGETFCEYGEAKMALEAILKNGQGKPAVMTCAPSVTDNVLSQTMSMVEACRLLEEQGADVTGLNCVRGPQSILPMIREVRNVCKGHIACLPVPYRCDAEHPTMQSLKGHDTGTRAFPIDLDEWFVGRTGVENFTKECMDIGVKYLGLCCGGSAHTLRTMAETVGKKPAGSRYAPKMELHTHFGDKKRGVVTYDMSIRDQIEGGMNK